ATGGGGGACAATATGTCCCGGAGACACTCATGCCTGCCATGTTAGAGCTGGAGGCAGCCTATCAGAAGGTCAAACGCGATCGGTCCTTTCAAAAAGAATTTCATGAGTACCTCAAACAATATGTTGGACGCCCGACTCCTCTGTACTTCGCCAAGCGGCTGACCAAAACGCTGGGCGGAGCCAAGATTTACTTAAAACGGGAAGACCTCTGTCACACGGGCGCGCATAAGATCAATAATACGGTGGGACAGATTTTATTGACCCGCCGCATGAAAAAGCATCGGATCATCGCGGAGACTGGCGCCGGCCAACATGGAGTCGCCGTGGCCACAGTCTCGGCGATGTTCGGGCTTGACGCAGAAATCTACATGGGCACCGAAGACATGGAACGTCAAGCGCTCAACGTGTTCCGCATGCGCCTTTTAGGGTCGAAAGTCACGGGTGTCGATGCCGGGAGCCGAACGTTAAAGGATGCCATCAGCGAAGCGATGAGAGACTGGACGACGAACGTCAAGACCACGCATTACCTCTTGGGATCGGTATTGGGCGCACACCCCTACCCAATGATGATTCGCGATTTTCAATCAGTGATCGGTCGAGAGGCCCGGAGGCAAATTTTAGCAGCGGAAGGCCAATTACCGCAGTGCCTGGTGGCCTGCGTCGGTGGAGGCAGTAATAGCATTGGCCTCTTTTATCCATTCATCAAGGACTCCAAGGTCAAAATGATTGGCGTGGAAGCCGGCGGCATGGGACTGGCCAGCGGAAAACATGCCGCTCGTTTTTCCGGTGGCAAACCCGGCGTGCTCCATGGCACGATGACCTACCTGCTCCAAGATCAGCATGGTCAAGTCAATCTCACGCATTCCGTTTCGGCGGGATTGGACTATCCGGCCGTCGGGCCGGAACACAGCATGCATCACGACACAGGACGAATCCACTACACCTCCGCGACCGACGAAGAAGCTCTGGCGGCCTTTGATTTCCTTTCGCGAGAAGAAGGAATTATCCCAGCACTCGAAAGTGCGCATGCAGTCGCCGAGGTGATGAAACTGGCTCCGACGATGAAAAAGAATCAAGTCATCATCATGAATCTTTCCGGCCGCGGCGATAAAGACGTCCAGCAAATCGCCCGTATGCGCGGCATTCCATTATAGTTTGTCTTCGTCTTTTCCAGGATACACCTTCATGAGCAATCGAATTCAGACGGCATTTTCGGCGTTAAACAAGAAAGACGAGAAGGCGCTCATCCCCTATATCATGGCGGGCGATCCTACAATGGCCGTGACGGAAACGCTTGTCTTGGAACTTGAACAAGCAGGCGCCGACCTCATTGAATTGGGTGTGCCTTTTTCTGACCCCATTGCCGATGGACCCGTTATCCAGAAAGCAGCCGAACGAGCGTTACGCTCCGGCACGTCACTCAATTCCATTCTGACTTCAGTCAAATCACTTCGCGCCAAAACGCAAATTCCTCTGATTCTCATGACCTACTACAACACCATCATGGCTATGGGGGAAGAGAAGTTTTGTGCACGGTGCGTCGAGGCTGGAATCGACGGGGTCATCGTTCCTGACATGCCGCCCGAGGAGTCAGACATATTATGCCAGGCGTCTGAGAAATTCGGTGGCCCAACTGTCATTTTTCTTCTAGCTCCGACCAGCACCAAATCGCGCCAAAAGGATGTGATCACTCGGACTCAAGGGTTTATCTATTATGTTTCGTTGACTGGGATCACTGGAGCGCAAATCCGTGATATGCAACACGTTCAAGAGAATGTCCAGAAAATTCAAAAAGCCAGTAAACAACCAGTAGCGGTTGGGTTTGGCATCTCAACGCCGGAACACGTCCAGGAAGTCTCGCGCTTCGCAGATGGTGTCATTATCGGTAGCGCGCTCGTCCGCCATATCGGTACGTATCAAGATCGTCCTGACTCTCTCGAAAAGATTCGACAATTTGTGTCAGAGCTCAAACACAATACTTGTCGTCATTAATTCCTTCCTTCGAGACCTCAGCCTCTCATATCCTGTCTGTTTTATCTCCTGAATTCACTTCCATACATCACTGAAGGCCGTACCGGCTAAATTTGCCTAGTGCTGTACGAATTTTCCTACCAAGAGAATTCATTGATCAATTGCCCGCGTTGGTCCAAGTTGCTGTTTTTTCGAGAGGTTTATGCATTGGTCGCCAAAGATCTCAATCTGAGACTATGGCATAGGTCTTGAAGCACAAAAGATTGTCAAATCGGTCAACCCAGGAAACCACTTCACCATGTATAAAGAAGAGTATTTAGACCCTGAAGATGAAGACAAGGCCGTAGAAATTCGTTTGGACGATGTCGTCTACCGCAATGATGAAAGTCCCGCGGTCGTCCTCTCGATTAAACGCACCTGTTCTCTCAGCGGCGAAACCAAAGTCGGCCACGTGACCTTGGGTCAAGAAAATACCCTACGCCTCTACCTCGAAAATTAAGTCGAGACGTTCATTTCCCTTCCCTTCCTATTTCATCTGCAAATCATTTCCCATGTTCCGTAACATATCGTGTTCCGCCAGAATGTAGAGACCATGTCATATGCCCATTGATCAATCGACTGTAAGTTGAATCAGGTGGCAAGCGTGATCTTCCCCTGTCGAATTTCACTAGCGTCCTAACTCCCCGATGTATCGGCCCAACGGTTGGGTGTACCTGCTCGGAAGGGCAGGAAGCAAAATTTACGGGTAGCTTGTCACGTGCGATTGAGGCTCGAAAAGAACAATGAAAGAGTTCAGGTATCCGGGGCAGTAACGGAATCGGAAGTCTGTTGACGCAAACAGGCTTCACATTGAACACGGCCGAGAATTTCAGAAATATAAAAAACCGTAAAATGCTCAATTCCACATACTTCGCATACTACGGACGCCTGATGTGAAGCCGGTGGAACCCAACGCGCTGGACGGTATTTCATAGAAATCTCACGACTGCGTCTTACAGTCGTCTCTCTTTCAATGCTGGACATTCGAGAGAGAAGTGTGCGTGAAAAAAGTAGGAATGTAGCAAGACAGGCAAGGGAGAAAAACTTTCTTTCTGTATTAACCTTCTTTGGCGAGTCCGCGATCGACTCGTGAATGAAAACATATCGGACACAACTGAAGCCCTAACGCATGTGACGTAAAAAACTCCGTGAGATTGTCCGCCCCGCATTCTGAACACGAAACGGGATAACCTCCGATTGAGTACGGCAGATTCAGTGTAACAGGGCCTTCCATACGTTCGTCTTCACTTTCTAACTCTTCTTTCGGTCATACGCGCCGATTCTTTAAGTTTTTGTCGACCGGCAAAAATGCTACACTCGTCCCGTGATACTTCCTAGCGGGTCATGAGACAAGCCGAGGTCATAACATCCAGACGAGAAAGGAGACTGTCATGTTTGGTCCCATCACCATTCCATTTGGGGTGAAAATGTTGATGAATACGGTGAAGCTGAAACCTGAGATCGCGTTTGATCAGGTAGAAATGGCGTTTGGAGAACTCTGTATGGTGGTCAAAGAAACCTACGGAGGAGACAAAGGCGGATTCATTGCCGGGCAAGTTTTTAAATTTTCTGGGTTTCTCTCAGAGGAAGGGTCTTTGGGGCCAATGCAAGGCACTGACGAGCACTATGCGATCGTGACCTATTGGCGTTCCTTTGAAGAGCATGAACGATCCCATGCCGATGAAGTATTTAAAAAAACATTCTCATCACTCGCCAGCATGTGTTCGGACACGAAAGAACTGGGGTATGAATTGCTTTGGCAGGGAGAGGCCAAACCGTCGCAACCGTCCACCTAGACGCCACAACATTTTTTATATTTTTTCCCGCTTCCACAGGAGCACGGATCGTTTCTGCCGAGTTTTGGTTCTGTCCGTCTGTAAGGTTGCACTGTGGGATCGACAGCATCCGTAAAGAACCATGTGCCCTGACGTTTCGTAAACTGACTCAGCTCATGATGCTGCTGTGGGCCCTCATCCGTTTCATAGGTCGCGGTAAACAGCACGGTTCCCGTCTCATCATGCGCTTGCCCATCTTGAGTGTCCAAGATTTCTAATCCTGTCCATTTCGTGGACTCGGCCCATTCCTGGCTGGCCTTCATGTCGATACCGCTTTTCGTTTCCGGATCGTGGGTGGCCTCGATAAATCCCATGTTGATTTGTGTGTAGGCCGAATAGCGTGCGCGCATTAGCTGCTCGGCAGTTTCCGCCTTTTTGAGTCCATCGATAATGGGTTCGCAGCATTCGTTGAATGGCTTTCCACTTTGACAAGGACACAGCATTGGTTACTCCATAAGAATCATGAGCCAAGTTTCCTGGATCACAACATTCCAATTTATCGCGAACGAGACATACTCTGGCTAAGCCCCGAGCAGAAGCGAAACGATGCGTATTTCCCCACTCTTTATCTTTACGTGAATGATTGGGTATGGTGTGAACATCTCAGGACACAACGTCAGCAAAAGGATCTTTTCGGTTACCCATGTTTGTTACCAGTTTCTTAAATCGAAGACTCTCCTGGGTCTTTCGCCTCCTCATCCTATCATGCCTTTCCACAAGCTGCGCCACAGTACGTGAGCTGAGTGCATCAGTCAACAAGGCCTTCAAGGGACAAACTCTTTCTCACCAGATTCTCTCATGATCATCTCTCTCGCAGAATGTGCTGCAGTCGTTGAAGAACTTCAACGGACACTCACCGATGGGATTATTCAAAAGATCCATCAACCAGATCCGTGTATCCTGACGCTGAACGTCCGCATTCCAGGTGATACGCACTGCCTTTTTATCTCCCTTGAGCGCGGCTATGCACGCATCCACCTGTCCTCACTCAAATTTCAAAACCCTCAAACTCCGTTACAATTTTGTCAATATCTTCGCTCTCACATTGAAGGAGGACGCATAACGAGGATAGCGCAGGAGCCGGATGACCGTATTCTGTACCTCACCATCACGAAATCCTCGATGACCTACACCGTGGTGGTAGCCCTCACCGGAAACCAATCAAATGTTCATGTTCTGAATGAATCCTGGGAAATTTTGCGGTCCTTGAAATCCTCAAAGATAGAAACCGGTCAAGTCTACATGGCGCCACAGCGTTCCGCCAGGCATGTTCCATCCAGTCCCACGACTCTGTCAGATATTTGCGAACAAGAACAACCGACACAAGATAAACAAGGCAAGTCCGCCCCGAATACCTTTGCCAAGCGATTTCCCGTTTCCGCAAAGCTCGAAGAACAACACCAGTTCGCACAAGCATCCGATAAAAGGCTAGCATGGTTTCGAACCCAATCGGCAACGCTTCGAAAAAAACTCAAGCAAGCCGTACGGCGTGAACGGACGCTTGAAGCTGACCTATTGAAAGCTGAAACCTACCGTGAATATCGACGGTACGGAGAGCTGCTAAAAAGCCAGTTGCATGCGATCGAACCACGCCAGACCGTCGTTCAGGTTGTTGATTATTTTGACCCCTCGATGCCCACTCTCTCGCTTCCGCTCAACGCGTTACATGATGCCGTGTGGAATATGGAAGATTACTTTCGGAAATACCGGAAATACCTCTCGGCTCAGGAACATCTTCAGCCCCGATTAGAGCGGACACACGATGAAATTAAAACGGTGAAGGCAGAACTCTCAAAATTAGAACAGGAGGAACTGGAGGTGCTGGTTAACGGACCGCCGTCCGATCATCCAAAAGACGACAACGCGTTTCAGCTTGCTCCAGAACATGCCAAAAAAGAACGACCTCACACAAAGAAGGCAGACCCACAACCGGCACAGGCAATACGAACGCAACACAAGGCCGCTGAAAAGGAAAAGGCTTCGGTACGAGCCAAACCCTATCGCCTATTCGAATCGTTTGACGGCTTGCTGATATTCGTCGGGAAAAGCGCGAAAGACAACGACACACTCACCCTAAAAATCGCCAAACCTGACGATCTGTGGCTTCATGCACGGGGCTGCCCTGGTTCCCATGTGGTCGTCCGGCTTGAGAAAGCCACGGAAGTCCCGCATGAAACATTACGCGATGCGGCCACGTTGGCCCTGTTTTACAGCGACCTCAAGAAAAGTGGAAAGGGCGAAGTGATTTACACCCTTCGCAAATTCGTCAAGAAACCGAAAGGGCTAAAAGCCGGAGCCGTGCATGTCACACGGGAAAAGAGCCTTTGGATCGAAGTCAAAAAAGAACGACTGGACCGATTGAAGGGAGGATGCTGAACCAACCACACTCGCCTACACTACTCCTTCTTGCATCAATGTGTATTCGTGTGCATTTTAAAGCATAGATGACCGCATAAACAGCAACGCTCTCATCAAAGCGCTCAAAAAGAACGGATGGGTTCAGGTTGCCAAGAAAGGCAGTCACAGCCAATTTGCACATCCCAACAAAAAGAGTCGAATAACCCATCCCAAATGCCACATCCCGATCGGAACACTGAAGAGTATTGAAAAACAGAGCGGCCTTGTACTGCGGTAAGCCACTCACAAGGAGAGGAAGAACACAATGGACTATGTTGCGATTATCCACAAGGACGAAGGGAGTCACTACGGAGTCAGCTTTCCTGACTTTCCAGGTTGTGTCATAGCAGGAGGAACCGTCGATGACGCAAAGAATATGGCCGCTGAGGCACTGGCCCTTCATGTTGAAGGGTTGCAAGAAGACGGTATAGCTATTCCCAGACCTTCGAGCCTGGAAGTCATCATGAAATCGCCGGACTTTGCCAACGGAGTGGCGTTTCTCGTGAGCCTTCAACAACCTGACAGAACGGTGCGGGTCAATCTGACGATGACTGAACGCGAATTACCGGCCATTGATGCAGCCGCAGCGGCACAAGGAATGAAACGTTCCACCTATCTAGTGAAAACCGGGCTTCAATCCGCTCACTAAGAGTTCGCCCAACCATTCGCCTGACAGTCGGCTCGGTTACCGTACAAACATTACCCTCGTCAATTTTTTATTGTAGCATGGGGGCTCATTCATCAATGAATGAACACGCTAGTTGAAAACCAAAACTCCTTACAAGCTAATTATTTCGAACACAGGCAGCAAGGCTCCAGACATTGAACCTTACCTAAAGAAAAGTCTCAAAGACATGTTGGAGACCGAGACCAAAGCCGCGGAGAAACCACAAAAATCAGCGCAATTTCTGCTTCTTGGATAAATTATTGGAGCTCCAAGATACGTTATGTCTGTACTCGAAACATTGCCCTCGTCCTGGTTTGAGGAGGACAATGCTTACGAAAACTGTCGAATAAGAATGTAACAACAAAAGACCCGTATTTGAGTGGCCTGAAGGGGGAGACTCTTTTCGCTTTGCCTATCTACCGGCTGTTTTCTACCATCTATAATCACTTTCCTGAGCAATTCTCTGTTGTTCTCACTTCTATATACGACAAATATTGACGATATTCAATGTACGGGTCATAATGAAGAAAATGGAAAAGGAGGCAAAAGGCCAATGAGTAGCAGTCTCAATCTGACATTAACCGATGAACTACGGGCATTCATCGATCGGAACTGTGGCGATGGAACTCTGTATGCCACACCTACAGAATTTATGCGAGATGTCCTGCGAGAAAAAAAACAACGTATGGAAGCAGCTGAACTGCGTGCGGGAATCCTCGAAGGGTACCAAGATGCCATTGCAGGCCGAACCTCGTCATTTTCGGGAGACTTAAAAGCTGATATGGCCAGATTTCGAAAACGTAGGGTGTAGCCGTGTCGGTTGTCATCAAACTTACCGATAGAGCCCACTACGATCTTCAAGAAATCCAAGACTATTCGATCCAACGATGGGGAAAGAGAACCGCCGACCGATATCTTAAAGACATTCAAACCGCCTTATCACTCTTACAGGACCAGCCAGAGTTGCTACGCCACAAGCTTGAAATTTCCCCTCACCTGAAGTTCTATCGAGTTCGAGAACATTTTCTGGTTTGCATTGAAATGAAAAGGGCCATTATCGTTCTGACAATCAAACATGGACAAATGGATTTACCGACGCGTATCAGCGAGCTGGAGCCCACATTAGTTCAGGAAGCGGACTTCCTGCATAATCGACTCTTGGCTGCACAAAGAAAGCCACCAGCATCATCCAGAAAAAAGTAAAACTGACACCTAATAATGAATACGTATGAGAAAACGCCCCTTTTCTCACCATGCGTAAGCTTCATATTCCCCTATAGAGAACAGAACTTGAAGGCTGAGAATAGTTAAAGAATCGTTAGTCCTCAGAGCTGTAATCTTTGCCCACGTTTGTATATTTTAGGAGAGTTGGGGGGAACTGTGGGAGTCCTGGGGGCTCAGTAAAATGTCAATATTCATCCCTGCCTCCAAAGTTCATGTCAAATGACGAATCGAATCAATATTGAGGCGCAGGGCATAGTTCCTTCAACGCTGCAGAACATCCACCGATATTTTCATAGTCCTGATCATTCCACAAACAACTTTGCATGAAACATGAGTGTTCATTGTCGTATTGCAGAACAGGATAAGACTGCGGCTTAAAAAATTTTGAACATTTACGTGTATCCTCCTTTGAGCAAATCCCAAGAATTTCCTTTACATAACAACCGAACTCACATTTGGTATATCCGTCCTCAAAGCTTTCCTTGCCTTTGTTAAAGACTGGAGGAGGACAATGCTTACGAAAACTGTCGAATAAGAATGCAATAACAAAAGACTTGACCCCCTTCCGGTTACCGTACAAACATTACCCTCGTCAATTTTTTATTGTAGCATGGGGGCTCATTCATCAAGAATGAACACGCTAGCTGAAGACCAAAACCCCCTACAAGCTAATTATTTCGAACACAGGCAGCAAGGATCCAGACATTGAACCTTACCTAAAGAAATGTCTCAAGGACATGTTGGGGACCAAGACCAAAGCCATGGAGAAACCGCAAAATCAGTGCAATTTCTGCTTCTTGGATAAATTATTGGAGCTCCAAGATGCGTTATGCCTGTACTCGAAACATTGCCCTCGTCCTGGTTTGAGGAGGACAATGCTTACGAAAACTGTCGAATAAGAATGTAATAACAAAAGACTCGACCCCCTTCCCATTGAGAAGATTCCCAAACAGCAACGCAATCGCGTGCTCAAACAAATTCTCTTCGAGGCCTTACCAGCACGCGTGAAGCGCCAGAAGGCGGTCAAACCGTTGCTCACATCGAGTGTCTCTCCAGTGCCCCAGGATCCGCACAGCGGGAAAACCCGACAGCTGTCCTCCACGCTCACGGACCGCCTGAAGCCTGTTCTTCCATCAAATTCTCTGGAGAGTCTGCAGCAGGCACTCAACAAGATTCCATTAAAGAGAAACACCTGAATACATGGATCTTCACCCAAAACGTTGAAAACATATTGCCACTGGTGAGGTCAACGTCGGCGATATGAGAGGGATGATGTATTCTCAATACTACGGCTGCTGTATCGTTTTTTAGACGCATTGTATCTGTTTCGTTATTCCGACTGTCCATCGCCTTCTCTCCCGACTCCCTTTCTTCAAGAAAACCAAGCCTTGTCTTGGTCTCTCGGATTGGTACATCTCTTGCTCTATGAGAAACATGGGAGGACATCATTTTTTCTTTCTTGTGTGCTCAACGAAAGGAGTAGGCCATGGCTACGATTAATAACCTCGTCTTACGTTTCGATCCGTTCCAACCACGCGCAGGCCACGTCCGAGCCCAGGTCACGGGGCAAGTGATCTTTAGCACTGAGGATCAACGTGCCAACACGCAATTTCGTCTCAGTCTCGAACTGAGAGCCAGTGATGCAGGGGAACTGCCATTGAACTGGGAATGGCCCGCGTATCCCCTCCACACTTTTACATTTCTCCAAGGGTTTCTTCCCTTTTCTTATGCCGTCATCCAGGCGGGGCCGGACCCGTATGAGATTAATGTGACGAATGATATTTCGTTAGAAGATCTCGATGAGGACCCTGGAGCTGATCGACGCGTGCGAGCGTCCATACTTGGTCCCCGCTTTTCTGAACTCGTCACACGTCAAGACGAGGTGTATGCACTCGCGATCTTAGCGTCAACGCCAGGGCAAACTGCAACATCTGCCCCACAGGTCGTGCCGGGTAGTGAGATGGTAGTTCCAGGAAGTCGACGGTCGGAAGAATTCTAAAGCAATCGTGTGCCTGGGCATGTCTATCGTGGCCGGGCACACGGACTTACTCCATCGACATAATACAATTCGGCCCATCTTGCCGCACATTATTGACAGCGAGACTCACGGGATAGCAGGTGAGATCGTTTTGTGCGTACGGGGTGAGAAGTTGTTCAAGAAAGGCAGT
The genomic region above belongs to Nitrospirales bacterium and contains:
- the trpB gene encoding tryptophan synthase subunit beta, which gives rise to MAMIPDSRGRFGRYGGQYVPETLMPAMLELEAAYQKVKRDRSFQKEFHEYLKQYVGRPTPLYFAKRLTKTLGGAKIYLKREDLCHTGAHKINNTVGQILLTRRMKKHRIIAETGAGQHGVAVATVSAMFGLDAEIYMGTEDMERQALNVFRMRLLGSKVTGVDAGSRTLKDAISEAMRDWTTNVKTTHYLLGSVLGAHPYPMMIRDFQSVIGREARRQILAAEGQLPQCLVACVGGGSNSIGLFYPFIKDSKVKMIGVEAGGMGLASGKHAARFSGGKPGVLHGTMTYLLQDQHGQVNLTHSVSAGLDYPAVGPEHSMHHDTGRIHYTSATDEEALAAFDFLSREEGIIPALESAHAVAEVMKLAPTMKKNQVIIMNLSGRGDKDVQQIARMRGIPL
- the trpA gene encoding tryptophan synthase subunit alpha, which encodes MSNRIQTAFSALNKKDEKALIPYIMAGDPTMAVTETLVLELEQAGADLIELGVPFSDPIADGPVIQKAAERALRSGTSLNSILTSVKSLRAKTQIPLILMTYYNTIMAMGEEKFCARCVEAGIDGVIVPDMPPEESDILCQASEKFGGPTVIFLLAPTSTKSRQKDVITRTQGFIYYVSLTGITGAQIRDMQHVQENVQKIQKASKQPVAVGFGISTPEHVQEVSRFADGVIIGSALVRHIGTYQDRPDSLEKIRQFVSELKHNTCRH
- a CDS encoding YchJ family protein; the protein is MLCPCQSGKPFNECCEPIIDGLKKAETAEQLMRARYSAYTQINMGFIEATHDPETKSGIDMKASQEWAESTKWTGLEILDTQDGQAHDETGTVLFTATYETDEGPQQHHELSQFTKRQGTWFFTDAVDPTVQPYRRTEPKLGRNDPCSCGSGKKYKKCCGV
- a CDS encoding NFACT family protein; the protein is MIISLAECAAVVEELQRTLTDGIIQKIHQPDPCILTLNVRIPGDTHCLFISLERGYARIHLSSLKFQNPQTPLQFCQYLRSHIEGGRITRIAQEPDDRILYLTITKSSMTYTVVVALTGNQSNVHVLNESWEILRSLKSSKIETGQVYMAPQRSARHVPSSPTTLSDICEQEQPTQDKQGKSAPNTFAKRFPVSAKLEEQHQFAQASDKRLAWFRTQSATLRKKLKQAVRRERTLEADLLKAETYREYRRYGELLKSQLHAIEPRQTVVQVVDYFDPSMPTLSLPLNALHDAVWNMEDYFRKYRKYLSAQEHLQPRLERTHDEIKTVKAELSKLEQEELEVLVNGPPSDHPKDDNAFQLAPEHAKKERPHTKKADPQPAQAIRTQHKAAEKEKASVRAKPYRLFESFDGLLIFVGKSAKDNDTLTLKIAKPDDLWLHARGCPGSHVVVRLEKATEVPHETLRDAATLALFYSDLKKSGKGEVIYTLRKFVKKPKGLKAGAVHVTREKSLWIEVKKERLDRLKGGC
- a CDS encoding type II toxin-antitoxin system HicA family toxin; translation: MKALKKNGWVQVAKKGSHSQFAHPNKKSRITHPKCHIPIGTLKSIEKQSGLVLR
- a CDS encoding type II toxin-antitoxin system HicB family antitoxin, whose protein sequence is MDYVAIIHKDEGSHYGVSFPDFPGCVIAGGTVDDAKNMAAEALALHVEGLQEDGIAIPRPSSLEVIMKSPDFANGVAFLVSLQQPDRTVRVNLTMTERELPAIDAAAAAQGMKRSTYLVKTGLQSAH
- a CDS encoding type II toxin-antitoxin system RelE/ParE family toxin translates to MSVVIKLTDRAHYDLQEIQDYSIQRWGKRTADRYLKDIQTALSLLQDQPELLRHKLEISPHLKFYRVREHFLVCIEMKRAIIVLTIKHGQMDLPTRISELEPTLVQEADFLHNRLLAAQRKPPASSRKK